DNA sequence from the Phoenix dactylifera cultivar Barhee BC4 chromosome 13, palm_55x_up_171113_PBpolish2nd_filt_p, whole genome shotgun sequence genome:
aaaaatagcCATAACCAACAAACCTTATGCCAACCATAGGTTGAAGATGTCAGCTTACCAAGCTAGTAAAGTCTCTTAGTAGTTGTACTGGAGCCTAGGTTCAAAACCCATGTTTACTGGGGTTGGGGGGTTAGGGGTATTTGGGAAGGGCTACCTACATTGTTTAGCTCATGGCTATTTATTTAGATTATTTTTAGGATTGTATTAGATGCAGACTGAGGTAGTCATTTGCACATTGACTCTGGTGAAAACTTTGTTAGAAACTGCTTGTTTATGCCCTTGTTCTTTTGGTCCTGAGAGTAGTCTCTTGTTTTCTGATTTGTTGGAATCTAGAAAATCTTGTGTGCATGTTAGGTTCAGAGTTTCTTGCTAGTTTGTGTGGATATGGACCAATGCACTTGTATAAATTAGAAGCTTGTTagtataataaaattaaatgaagaTAATTTCGAAGCTGAAATGACGTCTAGATCATGCAGACTTACATTTTAGTTTGTTATCCAAGTACCTATTTGTAGATCTGAACTAATAATATATACTCCTACTGGTATGAGGTACTTCAGCTAGCCATACTTTAATTTGCATTTGAGTTCAAAGGTATAGCAGAAGATTTTTTGTTAATGTAAATATAACCAGCTATGTGTTAAATCCCTTCACTGGACTTACATGTTGATGATGGACAGGAAACAGAGGCACTGAAGGGACTCCACTGGACTGGGACTCCAGGGTGAAAATCATACTTGGAACAGCACATGGCATTGCACACATTCATTCTGAAGGTGGTCCAAAGTTTGTCCATGGAAACATCAAATCCTCCAACGTCCTCCTTAATCATGACCTTAACCCTTTTGTCTCTGATTATGGCCTCTCTCCTCTTATGAATCCTCCTGCCAACCTCTCCCGGGTCGTGGTGGGCTACCGTGCACCTGAAACCATAGAGACCCGAAAGATCACTCAGAAGTCTGATGTCTATAGCTTCGGGGTCCTTCTCCTTGAGATGCTCACCGGGAAAGCTCCACTTCAGGGCCAAGGGCATGACGATGTTGCTGATCTGCCAAGGTGGGTCCAATCCGTGGTCCGGGAGGAGTGGACTGCTGAAGTTTTTGATGTGGAGCTGTTGAGGTATCAGAACATCGAGGAACAGTTGGTTCAGATGCTTCAGATTGCAATGAGTTGTGTAGCGAGAACTCCAGAACAACGCCCGAGAATGGAGGAGGTGATTACGATGATCGGGGAGATCCAGCAGTTTGGCTCAAAAGGCCGGCCATCCTTGGAAGGCGAGCCTGAGGACTCCGTTGTGCGAACATCATGAGGGGTGAGTGAGATGGCATTGCTTCTGGATTTCATTTTAAGACAACTGATTTGACTCCATTAGAGAGTTTCAATTATGTAAGGATGCTTGAATCTATGCATGGTGTGCTGTGCACAAAGGAGCGTGCAGAGCCAGTAACATGTTCCATCTGGCGTCGGGCTTGGTAGTTGTGCGACAACTTTGGTACTAATTCGTGCATAATTTGATTGGTAATTTTCATTTTCACGTATCCAAGGATGAAGTTTCTGGTAGTTTTATTAAGAGACAGGAGCACACTGATAACAGTTAAAACACAACTGCTTTCAGGAATGTCTGCAGGTATAACCTTGTGCTCTCACAGCCGCGGATGACCCAAAGGAGGATGATTATGGAAAGCCCTCAACTAGTTTCTGCCCCGatgaattattatttttatggagACTATGGAATTAAGTGGATTTAACAAGCGGCTGCAAAATGACAACTAATACATGCATGCTTAAAATTCCTCGTTTATGAGTATGATCGCTCATTGCACGATAAATGCTTTAGTTTTAGACTTAATACTCTTTAATTTTGATTTCATTTATTCGTACAACTTTGTACAATTGTATATGGGTTTAATATATGAGCTCTTCTTAGTGGTTCTTTACCAGGAGTAAATCTTTCTTTACCTGTATGTGTGTGCGCGGCCACCGAGTATTTTTTTGGAAAATCCAGACACTTGCATTACTGGTATTCAACAAACATAGCTCGTCTTTCAACAGCCTCCCTGGCAAAAGAAGGTATCATAACAGCTCCATTTTTCCCATACTACACAAACCTTCAGAAATGCATGGAAGGCAAATCTTGGTCAGCaacaaattcaatttttagtGTTACAAATAATATCTATAATAgcataaaacaaataaaaaatctatcgtttccaaaaaaaaaaaaaaaaaaattttcttttccaatAACTCGATCTCAAACAGCTGACCAGCTCGATTAAGAATTGTCTTGGCTCATCAAATCAGCGCCACTGACATACTTGGCAACAAAAGAAATCAAGCGGAATGGTGCCCCTATCAAAGGGGCATCTGAGAGTGGAACCGCTGGAGCTTTCTCATTATTCTTCATGCCTTGCAAATCTTCCTCATGAATTTGGATCTCATCCAGTGGAACTGACACAATATCTTCGCTAATCCTTGGTTCATCTAATCCCGGAGGCTGTGCTGATCGTACTCCAGGATCAGCAACAAAGTCCCCAATTCCATTGCTAGTGTTAAATCTCCCATGAATTCCAACTGAAGGTTGACCCTTTTCGCCTAATTCAGATATCTTTTCACCATACCCTGATACGTTATCTGTGGAAGTTCTCGCTTGGGTCATTTCATGATTAAGCTCAGGGTTTGAATGTTCAGCAGAAGCAGCATGTTGATTTGGCTCCATGTAATGTTCGGTCACCTGAGCAGAAAATCATGGCCACCTTGAGATGTACACAAACTATTTACTCGTATAATCACTACAGTTCAAATTACATGGGAAAAATGATATTGAAGGATCTAATATGTGCTTGTGAACTGTTGGTGATACAGAACGTCAAGGTTAAGGCAGATCACTGTAAAACTTAATTCAATCCTAATATTTCACACTCTATTGGCAAAGAATCAGATGCTGAGAAAGAAAGGATCAAGTTTAGAATCCAATACTATTATACCAACAAACTATGCAAAAATACTAAATATTTAAAGAAATGGCTATTGTGAAAAATAGAATATACTCGAATATATCAAGAAAGCAGCACAGAGAAAATAGTCTGAACCTCCCATTGTTACCTTTCCAGCAAACTCCCCAATTCCGGAATCTGGCTTCTCAATTAATGCATGGGCTGCTTCTATCCGATCAAGGGATTTTCTCTCTTCAGGGAACTGCATCAAACACAAGACATTCTGTTACTTTTAATGCTAAAAGgagttttcagcaaaaaaatgcTAAAAGGAGAGGGCGATCGGCTAGGAAGGAGGCCCAATTCCAACGATTATCTtcataagctttttttttttttttttggggggggtttggggggggggggggggggggggggggggggggggtgtagtTGAGGATAATCTTCATACAAATTTTGCTAACATATATAGATGCCAGGCAAACTAAAGTTTGACAGGTAGCATACAAGAACCACCAAAGACACATACAGTGAGGGTTATCTTCTTCCCAcattaattgagaattaagcaTGGCAATATGATAGAAGTCTGATGGCCTTAGCTGCCATCTttagcttttttttatttttttaaaagaaaagagaaaaaagtaaTTCAGTTATGATGTCAAAAACCACAAACTTCTTTGGAAATGCTAAACTCTTGTTTCAGATAATTTTTCGACCAACCAGAAAGGAAAGAACCATAACTCTGATTTCAGATATAGTTTCTCAAGAAAACAGGTCAAAGTTTACAAAGTTAATTAGCgcaaagaatgaaagaaaaaaactcACTTCAAGTAATTTTCATAATAATCATCAACCAGCAATTTAGAGTTTTGCAGTCGCAAGAAGAAATTTCATGCCAATAGATTTGGAATGAGAAGCAGTTCCCAAAATATTTGTCACAGTTTGTGTCCTAAGATCAGACACCTATCAAATTAGTTTgtttcctccctccttccctgTCAACCATTCAGAACcaaccccaccccaccccccccctctctttctgtgtgcatgtgcatgtgtCTCCCTCACCCTCAATCCTCTTTAGAAAGCCGATTGCTCGGCAAAAAGGATTATATTGGCTGATTTATTTACAGAACATTAATATTAGAATTTGAAAGGGTTAACACATTCAGtaattggaatgcaaaatttcatATAATTCAAGTTTCAAATGCCAATATAGCATAACAAGGTACTGCTTGTCACTTTGCACTTTGCCATGTAGCATAACAAGCTACAATCAGATTAGATGGCCCGCACAAGTTAAATATAAATTTGGAGGGACCTTTCAATTACAAAGTTCTTACTTCTTTTAGCACGTGTTCTTAAATAGACCAGTCAATGGTGGATCACTGCATTGGACAGAGTACAAGCCCAGTCTTTCATGGTAATGAGTAGCAAAATAATTGCATCATAGGAATTTCTGATGGACTGaagtagtttctttctttcgagTTTTGACAAACATGTATGGATTTGACGAAGTTCAAGTATATAAAGAGCAAAATAAACTTAAAGAGCATTTGCAATCGAAAAGCAGGTGCAAACTAACCTTTGTCATCACTTTCGAAGTTGCATAGGCAGAAGCTTCCCTTTCAAGGCGTCGTATCCGCAATTCCAATTCTGATATGCTTTCCACTAACCGATGGTTTTCTTGAAGAATATTGCTTCTAGATTCTTCCAACTCCCTTACCTGACAGGCTTTGTTATTTAATAGTCATATCAGAAACACAGACAGTAATCTAGTTGAGTAACTTATTAGGTCGATGCATGACGTGCACATGGCAAGACACTTTTGTTGTATGTTAAAGGCTTAAAGCACTAATCAAACACCCACTAAGATATACCAAGATTGAGGGAACTCTATCATATCAACATGCTTTAACCCAGGAATTATTCTATCACTCCAGATTTACATCTGAATCAACCAATTTGATAAGATACGGCCAGCCTTTATTATTGCATTCAGTGGATTGGCTAACTCAAGCTTGGATGGATTACGTAAAAGATgattattgattttgaaaattgtTTTGGCATATGCCACAAAACATTCTGATAAATTCCATATCCCACAATAAAATAGATGAATGAAATATAAGGGGATTTGTAACTTGAAAAACTACAGAAAAAACTATTGCAGAATGAATCTTTAGATTCACAAACTGATACTGAAAATGAGTGTGGAAAGCAGAAATATCATGTAAAAACACAAAGGACACAGACTGTTTACGATTGATACCATTAAATCATAGGCAAAATGATTATAACATAATAAAATTTCCCTACAACCTATACAATTATAATGCAGAAAAGTGCAAACCAAGTAGTGCTTAATCTCTCAAGATCAAGGACAGACATGCTTGCTCGCTAGAAAAAACAAGTGACTAGTAGTATCAGATTTTAGGAAGACATCTGCCAGCTGACAAGAGGATAAGTTACATGGATAACCTGGTGAGAAGGCAGTATACAAACTGATGCTCAGGCCCTGTTTTATTTGTCTGTTAAATTATCCATGATTTAATTAACATCCTGTTCTCACAATATTTTGGTGCTAAAAGTAGAATAGTGAACCTACATCCAACCCGGAAGTAGAACTTTTGCATCAATTTAAGCCATGATTTGACAGTTAAACTCAGTCATACAGCAaagatgttttttttaaaacgtGAAATAGAACAACCTCCCacaaaacacacacacaaaaaaaaaaaaaaaaatcatgaaaacaAAGGTTAAGGAATATTTCATGTTGACGTAACATATGAGTAATTGAATAATCTGAAGGAAAACCACCAATAGAGTATGCCAAGAGGAACTGCATATTAAGGGGCTGTGAGATCAAAATTGATGAAGCTACCATCAAGAAGGATTATGGAATTAGGATGGTGCCCTCATAAACAAAAGAACCCCGTGGTTAAGCTTGATCAAATTATAGGAAGCTTTTAGTTAGGCGAGCACGAGGGACAAAAAAAACATTACTTGTAGCAAGAACAAAGCAACACCAAGCCCCACAAAGTAGCTATGGTGCATACCTTACTGCCAAGCAGATATAAATGAAATTATCACCCATGAAAGTCATCTcatcaaaataaaagaagacCTATGTAGAAGCATTTGTTCCTTACAAAGATGATAAGGTCAATGCATGATCAAAAGCAATGGCAGAGGAACCAGCCTTCAAACCAGGCCATGAATGGAATCATGCACTGCACAGCAAAGCTGACAAATTTTTCTTAAGGTAGTAAATATCAAGATCAAAAGTTTTGTATACAAACATTCTTAGATAGATATTTTGCAAAACCGCATATCCAAATCAGGTAAAGATTTCCAAGATAAATGTAATTCTTGTAGTCAACACAAGGCTCTTGCACAAATAAAACTATCCAGAACTTGCATCTATTTAAGAAGCCATTAACGAGGGTTTTATACATACAAACATGCTTGTGCCCATAAGGAACTTTGTCCCTGACAAGAAGCAGAGCATCCTAGTCTAAGGGTGTGTCTGGTATTGCTTAAGTGGTTTTGTGACTTTTAAATCAAAGGAACACTTCGCAGAAAATTGTTTGGTAACATCATTTAAAAAGTGACTGCAAGAAGAAAAGTCAAAAAAGTGCTTCTATTACAAGCTAGAAAATGTAGCTTCTAGCttctctttccctttttctATCCTCTTTTTTCTAAAACAGAAGCAATACCAAACACAACCTAAGTGTTGAATGTTCTCCTTCCAATGTTGGCTGACTTGTGAGAGCTCTACAAGTAATGGCATGAGTTAATGGAATAACAAAAGAACCAAATAGCCTAAATAATTATAGCTCTAATCTGACTTAATGAGATTAAGAATTGCCAACAATATCAATATGTGCACACTTCATTAGAGCAACCAGGTCCGATCCTCATGAAGGTCGCCCTGTATGAAGCAGAGAAGACACAATTGTTGGATCAATTTAGATTACGTGGTTTTGGGAATAGAAGAATATCATCAAGAAACAAATCTGCAAGGACCCAAGGATAAAGAAAAGATACAAAATAGAGTACTTAAAATCCTTGAAATTTCCATGGAAAGAGATAATGATACCTCAATAGAATCTCTTATCCATGGAATTGTAGCAGCACAAGGCACTCACCCCTCACCTCTGCTTATGTGTTCGCATGTGTCCATACAGTATTTCATATAAGTATCATAATATGGAAAAGGAGCACATATCAAAATCTCGTTGTTGCACTGTCATCTTTTGTCCCAAAGGGAAAATGTATAGCCTTCCATCTAGAGATTTACCTTGTACTCCATTACTTCCATAcaagaagttaaaaaaaataaaagttcaaGAAAAACCAACTAGATGATACATGTGCATGAGACAGcaaagatatgataatgtggAGAATGCTTGAAAATTGTAAATCTTATTATATAACCAAGTAGGAGGACAGGATACCAAGATAGTGGAAGTGTACCTGCATTTGAAGACCAATGTTGGCTTCTTCCAGTCTAGCAATCATTTCCCACATCGAAGTCTGGGCAGCCCCAAAAACAAttcaaaacaataaaatataacaaatagGGATATTTTGGAGCTCTATAGATGAAAACTAACAAAAAACTGTAcaataacataatatatatgaAACAGTTTCCCAAATGTTTAAGATTTTGATAAGATAGTGAATCAACAATAGAGAAATAACTAGCAAAGGTCAATCCCAACATCGTCACAACAGGAAGGTATATAACCCCAATAAGACAAGTGGACTTAGCTCTTGACAACTCTCAATTCCAATTTTAGGAGAACACCCATatctctttatttattttctattaggGTAAGATTGGATTATACAGGTAATACAATGTACAAGATGTATAAGCGAAGCTAAAAATCCAAATAGATATCTCCTCTGTCCCTTCGCTTTTGACTATGTCACAGGCAGATAAGTCTTGCATACTCTTGTTCATTTCACAGATGCAAATATAAAGGGTTCAAGAGTAAATGACATCAAAGCTAGTTGACCGCAAAAACTGAAAAAGTTCAGTCAGTTTTTGCACTATGTACTGCTTGAAGCAGTTTGCAAGAGGATTTCATTTACCTATGCTCTAATAGTCAAGGGCATGGTGAAAGTACGAATAATCCCGTAAAGGATTCAAGCTTTCTTCAAGACACTTGTGTAAATATCAATCCTCCCTAGACCCATAAGGTTGGGTGTTGAGGAAATCAAGATCTAGATTGAGATGTTcacaaaactgaaatttcacATGTAATCAAGACATTAAATTGGATTTAGGCAACTTTTCATATAGACTTATAAGGAGGACTGCAGTTTATTTAGTATAGACTTATAACAAATCAATGATCAGATAACTAGTTTTCTGCATTTTAGAGTGGTGCTCAACAAACccatcatttcttttcttgattttattTACTTACCCATCAATGAAAAGCTATGGTTGCTATTGGATATAGTGCTGCTTATCTCTAGAAGGTTTTAGAGAAAGACTAAAAACAAGGTGTCATGATGGTGGTGGTATGGATGACTTAATCATGATGCATGTTTGAAAAAATTGTcctcctagagcttggtatgtGTTGTGAGGAGTTGGAGATGTCCAAATGTTGCATAGTTGAGATATTATTAAAGCAACTATGCAAGCATAATTCCTAGAGAATCTGAAAGGACAGATGCTTAATGCACAAGCAAAGATGCACTTGAAAGAAATACAAGGTGCCAGATTATATTGTTGTTTATCAACTAAGGGTCTGTTTGGCTTGCTACAATGTTTTAGGAACACTATGTGAATGAATAATATAACAACCAACAGAAACACTTTTAGCAAAATATCCAATAGTTCAATTGTTCTGTGTTTGGTTGACCTAATTgaaattttgataaaaaaacaaaaacaaaagctcTGGTGCAGCTAAGGCCAACAAAAAGGGCTTTTACAGTCTTAACTTTGAGCCTGAAGTGATATACTTTGGGTCGTATTTAGTTGCATTATTTTTAGATTGCAATAGGATTCCATTTTCAGATTTTTAGGGATTGTATAGAGATGTAATGGATGCTCAAATCACTAAGAATTGGATGCCAATAGAAGTTAGCTTTGTTTCCTTTTAAGAGTCTTAAATAAACTGAAAGTGGAAAGTTATCAGGTGGCCGACCAGACCAAAAATACAAAAAGGAGTCGGGTGTTTGCTTTCTAGTTTGGCTTCGGTGTTAAGCCCACtaacaaataaaacaatgaAACCTCAATCTGAACCTTCCatctctattagatttagatgGCAACCACAATTACGTGCTCTCACTGTTCTCATCTTCTCCCATTAGTAATTTTatttcccttcttcctcctctctatttttcttttagttttgttCCTCTaatatcttttcttctctcatTTTTTGCTCCTTCGTTCTTCCTTAGATTTTCTCAAAGTTCTCCTTAAGTTCCTTTCTATCTTCTCTTCTCTGCTCTCTAAACTTATTTTTTGCAGCCAACTGTCATGGAGCTCTGCAAATCAAGCATAGGATTAATGTTTTGACAGATCTGAACCAGATCTGGAAGGAAGCTGCTGCAATTTTCCTCTTTGCAACAGTTCAGTCATCAAGATCTCACTATTGTCACACCAGTCCCTATTGTTTACTCTTGGGGATTTATATGAAGAGGGTGGGATGTGGAGGCTTGGGAGCGGGGAAGGGCGAGGCCAAGGTGGGTAGAAGGGGTGGTAGTAGTGTGGTTGAAGTGAGGGTCTAGCAAGCAGAATTAAGAAACAGGGAGGTGAAGGCAAATAAAAGTGGACTCAAGAGAGCTGGAGACGTAAGGGTACAGGCAGTacaaagaaggatgaagaaggggGCGAAAGGGGTAAGTGAGGGACACAAAGTAACCAGGATACAGAGTGTCAAGTGAACTACCATACTTAATGAAAAATGCATAACATAAtttttgagagaaaaaaaaaagcataataTAATTATTGAGAGAATAAAATGCataacataattttaaaaacaaaaagagaagaacCTCTCGCTGTAGCTGATTAACTTACCAGTTCAGATATTTAACTTTATAATGTCCAATATGCAATAGGGAAAC
Encoded proteins:
- the LOC103722175 gene encoding uncharacterized protein LOC103722175, encoding MDGRKKKNKKKKGSQSKAAEDANANAGEVTMQEQNHSPATEENHHAHSSGNADVQIAGVLESDIELEKHKVYEEKCVRLQEEIRQIEDGKNSWLQKQVNLEEKIKVMQNEVDSCSQKEASLEAKLSDLQIGNDSVTQKEAILEDRVKDIEAIKDIWVLKETSMWEMIARLEEANIGLQMQVRELEESRSNILQENHRLVESISELELRIRRLEREASAYATSKVMTKFPEERKSLDRIEAAHALIEKPDSGIGEFAGKVTEHYMEPNQHAASAEHSNPELNHEMTQARTSTDNVSGYGEKISELGEKGQPSVGIHGRFNTSNGIGDFVADPGVRSAQPPGLDEPRISEDIVSVPLDEIQIHEEDLQGMKNNEKAPAVPLSDAPLIGAPFRLISFVAKYVSGADLMSQDNS